TCATCTTCGGTTTTTTCCAGCTTCAGATAAACTTCAGCGCTTATTATCTGATCGAAGATTTGGTCAAGCTTGTCTGCTTTCTTTTGAATAAAGGCCAACAACTTCTTGTCGGCAGTAAAATGAATGGATTGAACTGTTATTTTCATCTTTTCCTCCTTTTTTTAAGCCTTTGGATGGGCTTGTTTGTAAATCGATTTTAACCTTTCAACAGAATTGTGTGTATACACCTGAGTGGCAGCCAGACTGGCATGCCCCAGCAGTTCCTTTATCGCGTTTAAGTCAGCTCCGTTATTCAACAGACTGGTAGCAAAGGAATGACGCAGCACGTGTGGGCTTCGCTTCCCTGCAGTTGTAATAAACGACAAATATTTCTTTACTATCCGATAAATTAATGATGGATATGCCATTTTCCCCTCATCTGTTACAATCAAAGCTACAGAATCATTCCCAAATTGTTGCGCCCTTTTTTCCTGTATATATTGCCTGATCAGCTTCAGCAGAGACGAATTTACAGGGACGATCCGCTCCTTACCACGCTTTCCCATAATACGGATATTCTGCTCATAGTAATTAACATCCCCCTCTTTTACAGCAATCAGCTCTGAAAGACGCATACCGGTACCAAACAGTAGTTCTACTACCATTTTATTTCTGATACCACTAAAATCTTCTGTAAAAATATCGCTGCTGTCCAGCAACGAATTAAGTTTATCTTCTTGTACTACAACGGGCAGATGTTTTGGAATCTTAAGCGCCTTTACACGCAATACCGGATTTTCATCCAACAGATTTTCACGGTTCAGGAATTTATAAAAACTACGGAGAGTAGATAATTTTCGATTGATGGTTCTGGCATCCGAATACTCCATCAGCTCTACAATCCATGCACGGACATCGGGATACTTTGCTGATGAAAACGCTGTCTCTCTTAAAGACAAGAACGAGTCGAATTGTTCAAGGTCC
The window above is part of the Arcticibacter tournemirensis genome. Proteins encoded here:
- a CDS encoding tyrosine-type recombinase/integrase encodes the protein MFIEQFGNYLKYEKRYSGHTISAYIRDLEQFDSFLSLRETAFSSAKYPDVRAWIVELMEYSDARTINRKLSTLRSFYKFLNRENLLDENPVLRVKALKIPKHLPVVVQEDKLNSLLDSSDIFTEDFSGIRNKMVVELLFGTGMRLSELIAVKEGDVNYYEQNIRIMGKRGKERIVPVNSSLLKLIRQYIQEKRAQQFGNDSVALIVTDEGKMAYPSLIYRIVKKYLSFITTAGKRSPHVLRHSFATSLLNNGADLNAIKELLGHASLAATQVYTHNSVERLKSIYKQAHPKA